The genomic DNA AGGGTGAGAATGCGGTCTGTGAGCGGTGTGAAAGATTGGGTGGTCATGATTTCCCTGATTGGAGCGAACGACGGGGACTTAGGAGGCGATCGGGAGTTTCGATTCTGGACTGTTTTCTTCCGCTTCAAATTGAGCCAGCTTGTCTTCCAGGGCTTCAAGCACGATCGCTGTGATTGTTTTTCCTTGAACGGCAGCCGCCACTTTGAGTCGATGCTTAAATGCGCGGGTGACTTCGATTGTTAGCCACACTTTGTTTTTCATGTGTTTAGCCGTATTTACCAGGGTTGGTAATCTAATGATTGATCATAATCATCAGAATGACAAGTAGCTAATCATCATTTTTTAGCGTTACACCTGGCAATAATTTTGATTAGATCTTGATTAAGTCTTGATAGGTGCTGGGTTTCGTGCCGTGGATTCAATTCAGCAAAAGAAGGATAGGCTTTCAGAATTGCTGCATAAGGTAAAGCAGCAGGCTAATCTGAGCGGTCGGCAGCTTGCAAAAAGGCTGGGAGTCAGCCAAACCTCAGCACAAAGTTATCTGGATGCGATTGTGTATCCAGGTGCGGAGGTGAGGGCGCAGATTGCAAGGGCGATCGGCATGACTCCGGTTGAGCTGGAAGCCTACCTGGACGACGTGCCCGTTGCACCTC from Leptolyngbya ohadii IS1 includes the following:
- a CDS encoding helix-turn-helix domain-containing protein; protein product: MDSIQQKKDRLSELLHKVKQQANLSGRQLAKRLGVSQTSAQSYLDAIVYPGAEVRAQIARAIGMTPVELEAYLDDVPVAPLQPLEQIKQDLRAMNRSDFQEVAEVMFERILNEMKCKP